One window of the Alligator mississippiensis isolate rAllMis1 chromosome 5, rAllMis1, whole genome shotgun sequence genome contains the following:
- the SCP2 gene encoding sterol carrier protein 2 isoform X4 yields MGHKSEWWFDFKRSPTGCHSNHRIQAIPTRALVDGFKAHLVFKEIEKKLEEEGEKFVKKIGGVFAFKVKDGPGGKEATWIVDVKNGKGSVDINSDKKADCTITMADADLLALMTGKMNPQTAFFQGKLKVAGNMGLAMKLQNLQLQPGKAKL; encoded by the exons ATGGGTCATAAATCCGAGTGGTGGTTTGATTTCAAAAGGTCACCCACTGGGTGCCACAG CAACCACCGCATCCAGGCTATTCCCACCAGAGCACTTGTTGATGGATTTAAAGCACATCTCGTCTTCAAAGAGATTGAAAAGAAACTTGAAGAG GAAGGAGAAAAATTTGTCAAGAAAATTGGTGGTGTTTTTGCCTTCAAAGTAAAAGATGGTCCTGGCGGTAAAGAAGCAACTTGGATCGTAGATGTGAAAAATGGGAAAGGTTCTGTGGACATTAATTCAG ATAAGAAGGCTGATTGTACAATTACAATGGCTGATGCTGACTTGCTGGCTCTAATGACGGGTAAAATGAATCCTCAGACA GCTTTCTTTCAAGGTAAATTGAAGGTGGCTGGGAACATGGGTTTGGCAATGAAACTTCAGAACCTACAGCTTCAGCCAGGCAAAGCTAAACTTTGA
- the SCP2 gene encoding sterol carrier protein 2 isoform X3, whose amino-acid sequence MCDLSLHLGKRAQRPVKNNLLGLAQCAELCWQLRGEAGKRQVPGAKVALQHNIGLGGAVVVTLYRMGFPEAAGNHRIQAIPTRALVDGFKAHLVFKEIEKKLEEEGEKFVKKIGGVFAFKVKDGPGGKEATWIVDVKNGKGSVDINSDKKADCTITMADADLLALMTGKMNPQTAFFQGKLKVAGNMGLAMKLQNLQLQPGKAKL is encoded by the exons ATGTGCGATCTCTCCCTCCATCTTGGGAAAAGAGCACAAAGACCCGTCAAAAACAACTTGTTAG gtctggctcagtgtgctgaaCTGTGCTGGCAGCTGAGAGGGGAAGCCGGGAAGAGGCAAGTTCCTGGTGCAAAGGTTGCTCTGCAGCATAACATAGGCCTTGGCGGGGCTGTAGTTGTTACCCTGTACAGAATGGGGTTCCCTGAAGCAGCAGG CAACCACCGCATCCAGGCTATTCCCACCAGAGCACTTGTTGATGGATTTAAAGCACATCTCGTCTTCAAAGAGATTGAAAAGAAACTTGAAGAG GAAGGAGAAAAATTTGTCAAGAAAATTGGTGGTGTTTTTGCCTTCAAAGTAAAAGATGGTCCTGGCGGTAAAGAAGCAACTTGGATCGTAGATGTGAAAAATGGGAAAGGTTCTGTGGACATTAATTCAG ATAAGAAGGCTGATTGTACAATTACAATGGCTGATGCTGACTTGCTGGCTCTAATGACGGGTAAAATGAATCCTCAGACA GCTTTCTTTCAAGGTAAATTGAAGGTGGCTGGGAACATGGGTTTGGCAATGAAACTTCAGAACCTACAGCTTCAGCCAGGCAAAGCTAAACTTTGA